Genomic DNA from Bryobacter aggregatus MPL3:
AATTTCAAAGAGCGGCTCATCGCGCTCTACCTTATCGCCGGGCTTCTTCAGCCAGCGGGTGAGGGTTCCTTCAACGATCGACTCGCCCATCTGGGGCATTACGACATCAGGCATGGAAGCATCTCCTGTAAGTTTTCAATGGAATCGGTAAATTCGTGGTGGAAGATCTCCGCCAGATGGCGGGAAAGTACCCGCATCACTTCCTCACGCTGCACCGTGACGCCTAGCGCTTCCATCGAGGTGACGGGAAGCGTAAGTCCACAGGGAACGATGTACTGGAAGTAGCGGAGATCTGTGTTGATGTTGAGGGCAAAGCCGTGGGAGGTGACCCAACGGCTGATGTGCACGCCGAGCGCGCAAATCTTGGCAGGCGCAAGGCCCGCTTGCTGGACGTAGACACCGGTTTCTTTGCCGGTGCGCGTATGTGCCTCGATGCCAAAGCCAGCGAGCGTGCGGATCACCGCCTGCTCGACGCCTTGCACATAGGCGCGGACATCTTTCTTCCAACGGGTGAGTTCAAAGATCGGATACCCGACGAGCTGTCCGGGGCCGTGATAGGTGACATCACCGCCTCGATTTGCTTCGTGGACCTCGATCCCCAGACGCGCCAGTTGGTCGCGGCCAGCGAGGATATTGCTCTCACTGGCATTACGGCCGAGGGTGATGACGTGCGGATGTTCGACGAAAAGAAGAGTATCCGGCACCAGACCGGCTTTTCTCTTTTCGACATAACTCTGCTGGATCGACCAGGCTTCCGCCCAAGGCAGAGGTCCCAGGTCGATGACGTCAAAATCAGGCATTAATCGCCATTCCGTAGACGGCGTTGAATGCTTCGCCGACTGCTTCATAGAGAGTGGGATGGGCGTGGATCGTGTTCATCATCACCTCGACGGTGGATTCCGATTCCATGGCGGCAACGGCTTCGGCAATCAGTTCATAGCCGTGATGGCCAATGATGTGGACACCGAGAATCTCGCCATAGGTGTCGTCGGCAACCACTTTGACGAAGCCTTCATGATGCCCGCTGATGGAAGCCTTGGAATTTGCGGCAAAGGGGAACTTGCCGACTTTCACCTTATAGCCCTGGGCCTTAGCCTGGGATTCGGTGAGGCCGACACTGCCGATGCCGGGGTCCGTGTAGGTAGCGCCCGGAATGCGGTTGCGGCGAATCGGCTGGACTTCGACGCCTGCAATGTGACCAATGGCGATCATGCCCTCGGCGGTGGCGACGTGGGCCAGTTGCGGGGTGCCGGCGACAACGTCGCCAATGGCATAGACACCGGGTTCAGAAGTCTGCTGGAAACCGTTCACCTTCAGGAAGCCGCGATCGACTTCGACTTTGGTGTTTTCGAGGCCGATGCTCTCGGTGTTCGGCTTACGGCCGACGGCGACGAGCAAGCTCTCCACTTCTACCTGTTCCTGGCTCCCGTTAGCGAGGGTCGCGGTGAACTTGACGCTATTGGGGCCGTTGACGATGTTTTCGACCTTCGCGCTGGTCTCGATGCGGATGCCCATCTTCTTGAAGCAGCGCTCGAGTTCTTTCGAGACTTCTTCATCTTCGACCGGAACGACGCGGGGCAGCATCTCGAAGATCGTTACTTCACTGCCGAAGCGGCGGAAGATGCTGGCAAACTCGACGCCCACCGCGCCTGCACCGATAATGGCGAGCGACTTGGGAACGCTGGGCAGGTCGAGGATTTCGACGTTGGTGAGGATGCGTGGGGACTGGGGCTGGACATTGGGAATCATCCGGGCCTCGGATCCAGTGGCGATCACAATATTCTTCGATTCGATGATCTGGGTCTGCCCGTTATGACTGACTTCGATCTTGCCCCCACCGAGCAGCTTTGCGTAGCCCGCAATGACGTCGACCTTGTTCTTCTTCATGAGGAACTCGACGCCTTTGGCGTGCTTGGAGACGATCTTGGCCTTGCGGTCGATCACGTTGGGGAAGTGCAGAACCGGAGATTGGCAGGAGATTCCTTCCTCCTCCGGGTGCACAAAATAGTCCCAGACGCTGGCGCTGTGGAGCAGCGCTTTGGTGGGAATACATCCCACGTGGAGGCAAGTGCCACCCAGCTTCGGAGACTTTTCAATGATCGCGGTCTTGAGACCGTATTGGCCGGCTCGCACGGCGGCAGAGTAGCCGCCAGGGCCACTACCGATAATCACGACATCGTAGGACATGGGTCGTATCTAGTGTATCAATAGGCTCGTCAAAACTCAGGATTCAGTGGCACTGGAACGTGAATTGTGAGAGTGTATTCCAAGTGCGTTTTCTTCAGGAGGGGCGACGCACGGCAGGGCCCCCTTCGAGGGAAGAACGGCGTTTTTTGCAACGCGGTGGCTGTTCTTCATCTGAGGCGGGGCCCTGAGTCCTGTTGGAACGAGAATTGCAACCGCTCCGTCGATGACAATGAATAAGGTTGCAATGAATTCGCGAATCAGTTTCGGTGTCGTATTTCTTTCTCTGGGCGCGGTCTTGTTCGCACAAGCGCCCGACCAAGCGTTTCCCGTACGGGCCGTGGCCGTGCAGGGAAATCGGATCCTCCAGGCGGAGCAGGTGATTGCTGCCGCAGGTATTCTTCCCGGCTCCACTGTCAAGCCCGCACAAATGGATGCGGCGATGCAGAAACTCCTCACCTGTGGCTATTTCGACAAAGTCGCCTATGACTACAAGCCGCAGGACCAAGGTTATGCGTTGACTTGGGATATCACCGAGGTTTCCACCTTCTATCCCATCGGCTTTGAGGAGATCCCGGCCAAAATCGCGGACGTGAAAGCGATTCTGAAGAAATTCGATCCGTTGTTTGGGGACAAGATTCCAGCGACGCAGGAAGTCCTCAGCCGTTATGAGGAAGAGCTGAATCGGGCGTTGAAGCTGACGGATCCCGTGGACCGGGTTCGCGGTCAATTGGCGACAGACGCACAGGGCAATCTGGTGGCAATGTTCCGCCCCAAGCGGGAGCTGCCGACAATCTCCAGTGTCGACTTTAGCGGCAATCGCCTCCTGAGCCTGGACGATCTACGTCCTCTCATGGCTTCCGCTGCGGTTGGACTGGTTTATCGGGAACCCGAGTTCCGTGACATTCTCGACATCAAGATCCGGCCGATGTACGAAGCGCGCGGGCATGTGAAGGTGACCTTTCCGGAGATCACGGCAACTCCCGCCAAGGAAAATGCTGGTTTGAATCTCAAGGTCAAGATTGTGGAGGGTGAGGAGTACAAGCTCGGAGAGATCCGTGTCGAGGGCGAAGCGGAACGGACGGACGATTGGCTGCGCGTGGGCGGTTTCCGCCAAGGGGTGACGGCCAACATGGGGGAAGTGGATGAAGGCCGGCGCAAGATGGAAGCTGCGATCAAACGGAACGGGTTCTTAGACGCCAAAGTGACCGGGAAGCGCACGATCAACGAAGAGCGAAAAGTGGTGGATATGGACTTCAAGATCGACGCTGGCGGCAAGTACCAATTTGATCGTCTTGAGATTAAAGGTCTCGATCTGATTTCTGAACCAGAAGTACGGAAGATGTGGGGTGTGAAAGCGGGGTCTCCATTCAACCCTGAATATCCAGATTTCTTTTTGAACAAATTACGAGAAGACGGAGTCTTTGACAATCTGGGTGAGACCAAAAGTATTGCGGATGTGGATCGTGTGAATCATACAGTGGCCGTTACCCTTGTTTTTAAGGGCGCTCCTCCTGTAGATCCGAACAAAACTCAAAAACGCCCTGGTCCACGGCTGTAATATCCTTAGATTTTTTCTGAGTAAGCGTTATTATGAATAGGTATTTCACCTCGAATCCTAGTACTCACGCTACTCATAGTCCTCTTTGGGCTCGGATCGCTATTGCTGTTTCACGAGCATCGATATCCGCGCACGATTCGTGCTGGATTTTCTGAGTTTCCTCCCTATTTCAGTCTGCGATCGAATGGGAGTCCGGCCGGTTTTGCCATTGATGCATTTGAGGAAGCTGCCAGACGGAGAGGGATCACTGTCGAATGGGTCGAGATGGTGGCAACTCCTGAACTTGCTTTACTGGAGCACCAGATTGACGTTTATCCCTTGATGGTGAGAACTCCAGAGCGGCTCAAGAACTTTGGTTTGAGCGAAGCCTGGTGGGAAAACATGATGGTCATGGTGAGCCGCGCGGACCATCCGGTGAAGACCGTGAAGGATTTACGAGGCCAGACCATCTCCAGCATGGGAGGCTCCTTTGATGCGTCGCTGCTGCGGCGTGCTTTTCCAGTGGTGAATGTTCTCTCGATGGAGCTTGCGGATCAGGTGCTCAGTCCGGTCTGCGATGGCCGGGCCGTTGCGGCTGTGCTAGAGGCGCGGGCCATGGATCGCTGGATGCTCGATTCCAAACGGCTGTGCCCCAGTGCTTCTCTTTACGCCCAGTCTTTCAATGAGCTCTCGATCCGCTATGGGATTGGTGCTCTCAAGGAGAATGCCTGGCTGGCCGACGAGTTGCACAGCACCTTGCTCGACCTCACCATGGATGGCACGATGTACCAGCTTGGGGCGCGCTGGAATGTATTCACGACCAATCAAATTGGCATGTTTCAGGATCTGGTCCGGGTGAAAGATCAGCGCCTCTGGCTGGCTCTGCTGGTCTTGAGCCTCATTGCGGGGATGCTGGCATTCGCGAGGCTCTATTTCCGGAGCCGTGAGGCGCGCAGACTGGCGGAGGCCGCCTCTGCGTCGCAATCGCAGTTTCTGGCGAATGTGAGCCATGAAATCCGTACGCCGCTCAATGGCATTCTCGGCATGGTGGATCTGCTGCGCAGCACATCGCTCCAGCCGGCACAGAGAGATTTTACCGACGCCATCTCGTCGAGCGGACAGGTCCTGCTTGCCTTGATCAATGATTTTCTCGATTTGGCGAAGATTGAAGCCGGGAAGCTGGATCTGGAGAGTATTCGTTTCTCCCCAATGAAGCTGACCGAGCAAGTGGTGCAGAATCTTTATCCGCGCGCGCAAGATGCTGGGATCTCAATCGGCGCCTACGTCGACCCTGCGATTTCAGAGACGGTGAAAGGCGATCCGACTCGCATCCAGCAAGTCCTTTTTAACCTGGTGGGGAATGCGGTGAAATTCACGGCTGAAGGCGAGGTCTGGATTGAGGTGGAACGTGTTGGGGAGGGAGCTTTGCGCTTTGCCGTTTTCGACACGGGCGCCGGTGTTCCCGAAGAGAGCCGGGAACGGCTCTTCCAACGTTTTACGCAAGCCGACGCCTCGACGACGCGCAAGCATGGGGGAACCGGGTTGGGCCTAGCCATCTGCCGGGAACTGGTGCGCCTGATGGGCGGGGAGCTGGGGTATCAACCCCGGCCGGGCGGAGGGAGTCAGTTCTGGTTTACGGTGATGGTGGAGGGCATGCAGAAGACGGTGGAGATTTCACCGCTGGAGCGGCGGGTGGCCGTAGCCGCAGATGCCCATCCCGATGTGAGCGGCCTGCGTGTGCTCGATCGTGTTCTGAAGAGTTTTGATTGTGAGAAAGTCTCTCCTGACACGAACCCGGATCTTCTGCTGAGCCCGGGCGTTTTGATGCCGCCGGTGCGGCAGAGCCAACTCCTCGACGTGCTGGGGGGACGCGGTCCGCTGACCAAAGCAAATGCTTCTAAGTCCTTGGCTCCATTAAATTTACGTATTTTGGTGGTGGAAGATAATGCGGTGAACCAGCGAGTGGTGATGCACTATCTGAATAAGCTCGGTTGCGAGGCGAAGCTGGTGGAAAATGGGCAACTGGCGGTGGAGGCCGCGCTGGGTGGAGATTATGACGTTATATTAATGGACTATCAGATGCCAGTGATGGATGGTCTGACTGCGGCGCGCAACATTCGTGCCGGAACAGGAAAGAGGAGCGAAGTGCCGATCCTGGCCATTACGGCTGGCGTACTGGCGATTGATCGCGAAAGAATTCGAATGGCCGGCATGGATGACTTGCTCCCGAAGCCCTATTCGCTGGATGCGCTCCGCACCGCTTTGGAGACTGCGAGCAGGTCCAAGCGTGGTACATTCCAAAAGTAGTGTCCTCGTTTCAAATCCAACTTCAGCATTACGAGGGGCCGCTCGACCTTCTGCTTGATCTGATCCGCAAACAGCAGATCAATATCTACGACATCCCGATCGCCAAGATCACTTCGCAGTACCTCTCTTATATGGACCAGGCGATGGCCATGGATATCGAGCTGAGTTCGGAATTCGTATATATGGCGGCAACTCTGATCCATATCAAGAGTAAGCTGCTGCTGCCACGGGATCCGGAACTCGAGAAGATCATGCCGGAGGAAGATCCACGGCAGGAACTGGTCGATCGGCTTCTCGAGCATGAGCGCTTCAAAGGTGCGGCGCAGATGCTGGAACAAAAGCGTCAGATTGAGGAAGCGATCTGGACCAACCCGCAGGTGGACCGCCTGTTGGGCGAAGACCAGGACCCGGGTCTGGCGGTGACGCTTTTTGATCTGGTCAAGACGCTCGAGGCGGTGTTGGATCGTGCCAAGAACCGGCCCATTTATGAGATAACGGGTGAGGAAGTCACGGTTCCGGAGATGATCCAGCAGTTGCGGAATGTCTTCGATCAGGTGGCCACTGGAGATCATTTCAGCGCCCGCGAAATGTTCGAACGGCAAAAGAGCCGCCGCGCGATGATCTGCCTTTTTCTCGCGATCCTCGAGATGGTGAAGCGCCAGGCGCTGAACCTGGTGCAGGACGAGATTTTTGGTGAGATTGTGCTGGCACGCAGCGAGAGTTTCGCCGAGGCCTTCCCGAAGGAAGCAGACCTCGAAGCAGTCGAGCAAGAATACAAGTAAGAACAAGACGAAGAAGAGATGGAAGAACAGAATACCGTCGTGGAATCGCCGCAACTGGAAGAAGTGGCGTTAGACGTCAACCAGTTTGTCGAAGAAAAGCAGACTCTCACCGAAGAGGACCAGCTCAAGCCGATGATCGCGGCGATCCTTTATGTGACCGAGGAGCCGATGACGGCTACCGACATTGCCAAAGGATTGGGCCGGGAGCCGGAGTTGATCGAGAAGCTGATTGGCGAACTCGTCCAATACTATGAGGGCCCGGAGCATGGCTTTCAGATTCACGCGAAGGCCGGTGGCTACTACTTTGGAACCAAGCCGGAATTCGACGAAGCGCTGCGCCAGTTTTTTCAGAGCCAGAAGCAGCCGTTGAAGCTCTCGGCCGCCGCGGTGGAGACGCTTTGCATTGTGGCCTATAAGCAGCCGGTGACGGCGCCAGAGATTGCGCAGATTCGCGGCACCCAAGGTGTCGGATCGTTGAAGCCGTTGCTCGATCGCAAATTGATCACGACGGCCGGCCGCAAGGACGTAGTTGGCAAACCGGTGCTGTATAAGACAACGCCGGAGTTCCTGATTCAGTTTGGCCTGAAAGACCTGAAGGAACTGCCGACCTTGAAAGAATTTGAAGAATTACGCCGTTTGGCGATGGATGATGATTTGGTGCCCGCAGTCGAGGCCAAGGGCCCGCAGGCGGCCGCCGAAGAACCTGTCGCTGAACCGGAAGTTGAAAGCGCTGAAAGCGCCTGATCGGATGGTCCATTGTGGCTGAAGAAAGATTACAGAAAATCCTGTCGCAGGCAGGGATCGCAAGCCGCCGTGCATCGGAAGAGATTATTCTCGAAGGCCGCGTAAAGGTCAACGGCAAGGTGGTGAATACCCTCGGCAGCAAGGCCGACCTGAGCCGCGACCACATCAAGGTTGATAACAAGCTGCTGCATAAGCCGCAGAATATGGTCTATCTCGCGCTGCACAAGCCGCGCGAAGTGGTCACCACCATGAGCGATCCACAGAAGCGGAAGACGGTGGCAGATCTGATTCGCGGCGCTAAGGAACGCGTGTATCCAATTGGCCGCCTGGACTATCACAGCGAAGGTTTGTTGCTGTTTACGAACGATGGCGAGTTTGCCAATCGCATCATGAGCAAGCGGACGAATATCGTCAAGACCTACGTGGTGAAGGCGACCGGCGCGCTGACCGAGAAGCAGCTCGAGGAGTTTCGCAATGGCGTGCCGCTCTTCGGGAAGAAGACGAAGCCCGCTGGCATCAAAGCGCTGAATCGGGCTGAGAATCCCTGGTATGAAATCCAGTTGACCGAAGGACGCCAGAATCAGATCCGCATGATGTTCAAGCACTTCGGGTTTCTTGTGGAGAAGCTGAAGCGCGTCAAGATCGGATTCCTGGAACTGGCTTCGCTGAAGTCCGGACAGATGCGGCATCTCACTCCAGAGGAAGTGCGCAAATTCAAGCATATCCTCAAGATGGATGAAGCGGATGAGAACGATTGAGCAGATCCTAAGAGAGTCCAAGACGATTGCGGTTGTTGGACTGTCCGGCAATCCGGAACGCACCAGCTTTGGTGTTGCGAAGGCTTTGCAGCACTATGGCTACAAAATCATTCCGGTGAACCCCAACGAGACCGAAGTGCTGGGGGAGAAGGCTTATGCCCATCTGAGCGATGTGCCTGTGCCGATTGATATTGTCAATGTGTTTCGCCGTGCCGACCAGACGCCTCCGATTGCAGCCGAAGCGGTTGCTGTTGGCGCGAAGGCGCTCTGGTTACAGCTTGGCATCGAGAACGAGGATGCCAAGCGGATTGCCGAAGCAGGCGGTCTGGACGTCGTGATGGACCACTGCATCATGGTGGAGCATCGCAAGCTCCGTCTCTAGCTGGTGGGTTGATTCCAGCGGCGAATCACGCGCCGGTCCTGTTCCCAGCCGAGAATGCTGATCGTCGCCGTTCCGAGCGCAAAGAGCTGTGCATCGTTCGGCTGCAGGCCCAGATAGTTCGCCGCGAGAAGCCGCAGGATATGGCCATGTGCGAAGAGCGCGACATCGCCAGGGACGTGGCTCGCTTCTTCAATCACCTTGCCCGCGCGGTCGTAAACCTGTTCGATGGTTTCGCCGCCGGGCGCTCCGTCCTTCCAGATTGTCCAACCCGGAACAGACTGCCGCACTTGCACTGCCGTCAGGCCCTCTACCTGCCCATAGTTCCATTCCTTCAAGTTGTCCTTGGGCTGGGCCTGGCTGCCATAGCCTGCAAGCGTGCAGGTGGCACGGGCGCGTTGTAAGGGACTGACCCAGACTTCTGCGAAGGGACGTCCGGCCAGGGCGATGCCGAGATTCCTCGCTTGCTGCTCGCCGTTCGGAGTTAAGGGGATATCTGTCCAGCCGGTGTGCTGGCCGCTCAGGCTCCATTCGGTCTCGCCGTGGCGCAGAAGCCAGAGTTCATGCCGGTCTGCCATTAAAGAGTCTTTCTGATGGTGAAATCATATGCCGCAGTGCCGACGATACCACCAAGGATAGGGGCAAAGAAAGGAATCAGCCAGACATAAGTTCCGTCGGTGAGTCCATTGTGCTTGAAGCCGGCAATGGCGGTGAAGAGCCGCGGGCCGAAGTCGCGGGCTGGATTGATCGCATAGCCGTGCAGGCTGCCGAAGCTCATTCCAATCGCGACAACAATCAGGCCGACGAGCATCGGCGTGAGCCAGGGCGGCGCCTGCAGATTGTTCTCGTCGGTTACGGCAAGAACTAAGAACAGCAGCAATGCGGTGCCGATGACTTGATCGACAAAGCCAGCCAGGGGAATTTCGGGGAAGCGAGGGAAGGTGGAAAAGACACCGGCCGTCGATTCAAGGCCGGGGTCGTGGGCAAGGAAGGCCGGCCGGTAGTTCAAATAGACTAACGCCGCGCCGCAGAAGGCGCCGGTGAACTGTGCGGCCAGGTAGGGAAGCACCTTCGACCAGGAAAAGCCTCGAAAGATCGCAAGAGAAATGGTCACTGCCGGATTCAGATGCGCGCCGCTCACCTTTGCGCTCACGGCGACCCCCATCATCACAGCCAAGCCCCAGCCTAGCGTGATGTTCGTAAAACCTCCATTCACGATTTCCCCTGGCGTTCCTGTGCCGAAGAGTTGGGTCATGGCGACAACGCCAGCGCCGAAGAGGATGATGATCATGGTGCCGATAAACTCGGCGGTGGCTTCGTAGAGGAGGGTCCCGGGCATTCCGCGATTCTATAATGAGCCGTATGCGTTTGGTTGCTTTGCTTCTTCTTTTTCATCTAGGATCTTGGGCGCAGAGTACTCCCGCCAAGCCGTTGACCGCGGAAGAGCAAGCGGCTTATGTCCAGGCGAACTATACGAAATACGAGTATCGGATTCCGATGCGCGATGGGAAGCGGCTCTTCACCAGCATCTACATGCCCAAGGATCCACTGCAGACTTATCCCTTTCTGCTGAGCCGCACGCCCTACAGTTGCTCGCCCTACGGTGTGGACCGTTACCGTGCCAGCCTGGGGCCGAATGAGATGTTTCTCAAGAGTGGCTACATCTTTGTGTACCAGGATGTGCGCGGACGCTACATGAGCGAGGGCGTATTCGTGGAGATGACGCCCCATCGTGCTCTCAAGCGTGGGGCGCAGGATGTCGATGAAGCGACGGACACTTACGACACCATCGAGTGGCTGGTCAAAAATATCAAGGGCAACAATGGCAAGGCTGGGATTGTCGGCATCTCCTACCCCGGTTTCTACGCGGCGGCAGGAATGATTGAAGCGCATCCGGCGCTCAAGGCTGCCAGCCCGCAGGCCCCCATCCTCGATCTGTTCTTAGGCGATGACGCCTATCACAATGGCGCTTTCTATCTGGCTGCAAACTTCGGGTTCTATGCCTTCTTTGGAA
This window encodes:
- the lipB gene encoding lipoyl(octanoyl) transferase LipB, whose protein sequence is MPDFDVIDLGPLPWAEAWSIQQSYVEKRKAGLVPDTLLFVEHPHVITLGRNASESNILAGRDQLARLGIEVHEANRGGDVTYHGPGQLVGYPIFELTRWKKDVRAYVQGVEQAVIRTLAGFGIEAHTRTGKETGVYVQQAGLAPAKICALGVHISRWVTSHGFALNINTDLRYFQYIVPCGLTLPVTSMEALGVTVQREEVMRVLSRHLAEIFHHEFTDSIENLQEMLPCLMS
- the lpdA gene encoding dihydrolipoyl dehydrogenase yields the protein MSYDVVIIGSGPGGYSAAVRAGQYGLKTAIIEKSPKLGGTCLHVGCIPTKALLHSASVWDYFVHPEEEGISCQSPVLHFPNVIDRKAKIVSKHAKGVEFLMKKNKVDVIAGYAKLLGGGKIEVSHNGQTQIIESKNIVIATGSEARMIPNVQPQSPRILTNVEILDLPSVPKSLAIIGAGAVGVEFASIFRRFGSEVTIFEMLPRVVPVEDEEVSKELERCFKKMGIRIETSAKVENIVNGPNSVKFTATLANGSQEQVEVESLLVAVGRKPNTESIGLENTKVEVDRGFLKVNGFQQTSEPGVYAIGDVVAGTPQLAHVATAEGMIAIGHIAGVEVQPIRRNRIPGATYTDPGIGSVGLTESQAKAQGYKVKVGKFPFAANSKASISGHHEGFVKVVADDTYGEILGVHIIGHHGYELIAEAVAAMESESTVEVMMNTIHAHPTLYEAVGEAFNAVYGMAINA
- a CDS encoding POTRA domain-containing protein, coding for MNSRISFGVVFLSLGAVLFAQAPDQAFPVRAVAVQGNRILQAEQVIAAAGILPGSTVKPAQMDAAMQKLLTCGYFDKVAYDYKPQDQGYALTWDITEVSTFYPIGFEEIPAKIADVKAILKKFDPLFGDKIPATQEVLSRYEEELNRALKLTDPVDRVRGQLATDAQGNLVAMFRPKRELPTISSVDFSGNRLLSLDDLRPLMASAAVGLVYREPEFRDILDIKIRPMYEARGHVKVTFPEITATPAKENAGLNLKVKIVEGEEYKLGEIRVEGEAERTDDWLRVGGFRQGVTANMGEVDEGRRKMEAAIKRNGFLDAKVTGKRTINEERKVVDMDFKIDAGGKYQFDRLEIKGLDLISEPEVRKMWGVKAGSPFNPEYPDFFLNKLREDGVFDNLGETKSIADVDRVNHTVAVTLVFKGAPPVDPNKTQKRPGPRL
- a CDS encoding hybrid sensor histidine kinase/response regulator is translated as MLFHEHRYPRTIRAGFSEFPPYFSLRSNGSPAGFAIDAFEEAARRRGITVEWVEMVATPELALLEHQIDVYPLMVRTPERLKNFGLSEAWWENMMVMVSRADHPVKTVKDLRGQTISSMGGSFDASLLRRAFPVVNVLSMELADQVLSPVCDGRAVAAVLEARAMDRWMLDSKRLCPSASLYAQSFNELSIRYGIGALKENAWLADELHSTLLDLTMDGTMYQLGARWNVFTTNQIGMFQDLVRVKDQRLWLALLVLSLIAGMLAFARLYFRSREARRLAEAASASQSQFLANVSHEIRTPLNGILGMVDLLRSTSLQPAQRDFTDAISSSGQVLLALINDFLDLAKIEAGKLDLESIRFSPMKLTEQVVQNLYPRAQDAGISIGAYVDPAISETVKGDPTRIQQVLFNLVGNAVKFTAEGEVWIEVERVGEGALRFAVFDTGAGVPEESRERLFQRFTQADASTTRKHGGTGLGLAICRELVRLMGGELGYQPRPGGGSQFWFTVMVEGMQKTVEISPLERRVAVAADAHPDVSGLRVLDRVLKSFDCEKVSPDTNPDLLLSPGVLMPPVRQSQLLDVLGGRGPLTKANASKSLAPLNLRILVVEDNAVNQRVVMHYLNKLGCEAKLVENGQLAVEAALGGDYDVILMDYQMPVMDGLTAARNIRAGTGKRSEVPILAITAGVLAIDRERIRMAGMDDLLPKPYSLDALRTALETASRSKRGTFQK
- a CDS encoding segregation and condensation protein A, whose product is MSSFQIQLQHYEGPLDLLLDLIRKQQINIYDIPIAKITSQYLSYMDQAMAMDIELSSEFVYMAATLIHIKSKLLLPRDPELEKIMPEEDPRQELVDRLLEHERFKGAAQMLEQKRQIEEAIWTNPQVDRLLGEDQDPGLAVTLFDLVKTLEAVLDRAKNRPIYEITGEEVTVPEMIQQLRNVFDQVATGDHFSAREMFERQKSRRAMICLFLAILEMVKRQALNLVQDEIFGEIVLARSESFAEAFPKEADLEAVEQEYK
- the scpB gene encoding SMC-Scp complex subunit ScpB, translated to MEEQNTVVESPQLEEVALDVNQFVEEKQTLTEEDQLKPMIAAILYVTEEPMTATDIAKGLGREPELIEKLIGELVQYYEGPEHGFQIHAKAGGYYFGTKPEFDEALRQFFQSQKQPLKLSAAAVETLCIVAYKQPVTAPEIAQIRGTQGVGSLKPLLDRKLITTAGRKDVVGKPVLYKTTPEFLIQFGLKDLKELPTLKEFEELRRLAMDDDLVPAVEAKGPQAAAEEPVAEPEVESAESA
- a CDS encoding pseudouridine synthase, with amino-acid sequence MAEERLQKILSQAGIASRRASEEIILEGRVKVNGKVVNTLGSKADLSRDHIKVDNKLLHKPQNMVYLALHKPREVVTTMSDPQKRKTVADLIRGAKERVYPIGRLDYHSEGLLLFTNDGEFANRIMSKRTNIVKTYVVKATGALTEKQLEEFRNGVPLFGKKTKPAGIKALNRAENPWYEIQLTEGRQNQIRMMFKHFGFLVEKLKRVKIGFLELASLKSGQMRHLTPEEVRKFKHILKMDEADEND
- a CDS encoding CoA-binding protein, giving the protein MRTIEQILRESKTIAVVGLSGNPERTSFGVAKALQHYGYKIIPVNPNETEVLGEKAYAHLSDVPVPIDIVNVFRRADQTPPIAAEAVAVGAKALWLQLGIENEDAKRIAEAGGLDVVMDHCIMVEHRKLRL
- a CDS encoding histidine phosphatase family protein — protein: MADRHELWLLRHGETEWSLSGQHTGWTDIPLTPNGEQQARNLGIALAGRPFAEVWVSPLQRARATCTLAGYGSQAQPKDNLKEWNYGQVEGLTAVQVRQSVPGWTIWKDGAPGGETIEQVYDRAGKVIEEASHVPGDVALFAHGHILRLLAANYLGLQPNDAQLFALGTATISILGWEQDRRVIRRWNQPTS
- a CDS encoding MIP/aquaporin family protein; this translates as MPGTLLYEATAEFIGTMIIILFGAGVVAMTQLFGTGTPGEIVNGGFTNITLGWGLAVMMGVAVSAKVSGAHLNPAVTISLAIFRGFSWSKVLPYLAAQFTGAFCGAALVYLNYRPAFLAHDPGLESTAGVFSTFPRFPEIPLAGFVDQVIGTALLLFLVLAVTDENNLQAPPWLTPMLVGLIVVAIGMSFGSLHGYAINPARDFGPRLFTAIAGFKHNGLTDGTYVWLIPFFAPILGGIVGTAAYDFTIRKTL